Part of the Candidatus Buchananbacteria bacterium CG10_big_fil_rev_8_21_14_0_10_42_9 genome is shown below.
CGCTTTATCAATTTCAACTTGGCTCGCGTTAGCGTGATATTGATCTACCGGCTTTAAAGGTGCAATATTTTTAACTGGCATGTCGGCTACGTCTTCTGGCAATTCAACATGCACGGCTCCTGGTTTTTCTGATTCCGCTATTTTAAAAGACTTTCTTATTGCTTCCGGAATCGTATCCGGCGTTTTGGCAGTAACCGTCCATTTAGTAATTGGGTCAAATAATTTATTTTGATCAATAAACTGATGGCTCTCTTTATGCGCTCGAGTTAACGAACCTTGGCCAGTAATGGCAATCAGGGGCGACCTATCCATGTGCGCGTTAGCCACCCCGGTAATTAAATTTGTGGCCCCGGGCCCAAGTGTAGACAGGCAGACGCCGGCTTTGCCGGTTAAACGGCCGTAAACGTCAGCCATGAAAGCGGCGCCTTGTTCGTGCCGGGTAACTATAAACTTTATTTTAGAATGATCAATTGCATCCACTAAAGCAATATTTTCTTCTCCCGGCACGCCAAAAACCCACCGGACACCTTCGGCCTCTAATGACTTAACAAAAAGTTCTGCTCCGTTCATACTTTAAAAAATAATAGCCCCGCGGCTGCGGGGCGGTATTAAGATTTAGCTTTAAAGTTAGCTGCCGCAGGCGTGGCCTTGGCTTTTAGCGCCGCCGCAATTCTCACACTTTTCCGCCGTGTTCCCCCCGCAGGCGCACGTCCNNNNNNNNNNNNNNNNNNNNNNNNNNTCATTACCACAAGCTTCGCATTTATACCTACGCTATTTAGTATTACTAATTAGCAAAATAATTATATCCATCATGGCAGTGATGGTCAAGCTTAAGGGTTATATAAATCTGTCCCTGGATGAAAGGCATACCAGGCAAACCAAAACGACCGCACGCCGGTGATTTCCTCACCAGTTTCTGCATCGTAAACGGTGATAACGTCGCGGTCACTATCATAGTTTACCGTCAGTTCCTGGCCACCAAGATTATCTTCAAAACTGCCAGATGCATTCAGTGCCGCGTAGCGGTAGGCTTTAAATGCACCGTTAACTTCAACGCCGTATACCCAATCTTTGGGGTGAAGCTGATCATTTTGATTGTCGACTGGGAAATAAATAGCACCGCTTGCGTTGTAATTGCCATACGGATTGCGGTCGTAATCCCTAATATAGCCGGTATCGCGTGACAATACTTGGCTTTGCGGGTGGTCGCGTTTCCAATCAGCCCAAGTAACGTTATCGGCCGGAAGCAACTCAAGCTTGGCCCTGGTCATTTCGCCAACAATCGCCTTACCTTCAATTTGCGACCAGTACGAATCAGTTAGCCGATCGTACATGACTAAATCGGAATTATATAACTTCCCCGATACGCCAAATTCAACTCGTGTCCCGTTTACTACTGGATCAAAAACTATGCCGGTTCCGCAAAGCGGACAATATGTTATTAATACTCTTTGACCGTTAATTATATCATTCACAATTTCATGCCAAACTAAAATTTGAAACGGATAATATCGCTCAAGGCCGTCTCGCACAATGCCGATGCCAAGGCCGTTAGGGTCTAGATACTCATCAGCTTCCGCCACGCTCACAAATTCAGGATTGTCAATTGGCGGAATGCCATCTTTTTCAACCCCGCCGGAAATTATTTCGTCTAGCGGAACGCTGTGTTTAATACCATTAGTGATTAATATTTTTTCTTGCGGTGGCTCGCCTAAATTATTGGCGCTTGGGGATATGCTTCCATTATTAAAAAATAATTCTTGGTCAGTTATAAAATTACCATCTAAATCTTGAGAGGCGCTAGCGACAAAATATTTTTGCCATATCAACAAAGCAAAAGCAATCAAAACAATAGCGCCGAGCGGCAAAAGAATATTTTTATTCATACAATTTCAACTTAAAGGATTGAGCTGATTTGACTTTTTAACTGAGAGGTAGTTTGATGACCGATAAATTTATTTTGAGCGCTACCGTTGATGACAAAAAATGTATGCTGATAAGTCACCCCGAACTCTTTGGCTAGTGCTTGGTCTTCAGAATTTGTTTCAGGGTCATTATAATGAACAAAAAATCCTTGGACTCCCCAACTTAAGACATCAGCGTCGGTACCAAACAATTCATTAACAACCGGGTTTTGGCGGCGGCAAGTTGGACACCAACTGGCAGTAAAATATAATAATACTGGCTGCCCGGAAGTTAGCGCAGCTTGGTAATCAGCCTCATTGTATCGCTGATAATTAACCGATGTCACTGGAACAGTTTGATTATAATCCACCGCCGGATCGGGGGTAGTATTATTTGGTGAAACAATCGAATCAGTGACAACAGTTTCTTCTAAGGTATTATCGCCTGGCTCCTTTTCCAAAACCACGTCTTCATTTTCAGTTGTAGCATTTTTATCAACCATCAATTGTGAAGAGCTATCGCCCGCCCCATCAGGATTAGAATTTACCATATCACTATTATCTTGTCGGTGAGATTGGTCACTAGCCATATTAGTGCCTGGATTATCTTGGTCATGAGAGGAAATAAATATAAAATAAGCTCCTCCAAGCACAGCAATTAACACAGCCAAACTGATTCCATACTTCATACTATCAATTTACTAATTAGCCAAAGGTAAAGGCGAAGGCCTCTGCACCGGATGATTGAAAAATAAGTTCTAATGTGTGCTCCTCATACTCATCACCAGTGTTAATAAAATTATACAGTTGTGACGGCTGTATAGTGGTAATGCTTTTACCGTTTTGGATCACAACGTCGTCTCCTAACTCACTTTGATTTAATGGCCGGCCATCAATTAGAACTTCTGCCACTACCGGCGCATCAGCTTGCATCACAATGTTAACCTTGCTGGCGCGATAATGGATTACAATTTTACCGCTCTCACTTTCAAGTTTGGAACTTTCATCGCCAATCTTCCAATCCCCTTCCAAGAAGAAACTGTGTAATTGCACATCTAAGGGTGGGCTGAATTGAATTGGGTTGTTAAATAGAGGAAGATTTTTTGCCGCTACTCGAGTTGGTATCGACCCTCCCGAAGGTGTCGGGACTATACTTTCCCAATTGGAAAAATTTGGCGGGCTTAATCTTGAATATCCAAAATATAACTCCGGCGTTATGTTTTTGTCCTTAACTGACTCTCCTTGAACATCTGATAAGCCAAGACCGGATTCAATCAGACCGGCATCTTTTAATAGCTGCTGAATCACTTTTTCTGATTCATCATATTGGCCTTCGCCAAAATGCTGCCACACAATATTGCCTTTGTGATCAATAAAGTATTTAGCCGGCCAAAATTGATTCCGGTACGCCCGCCAAGTCTTAAAATCATTATCTTGAGCCACCGGATATTCAATGTTATGTTCGGCAATCGCATTTAATACATTGTCAGCACTTTTTTCAAATTGAAATTCCGGTGAGTGCACACCAATAATAACTAAACCTTGGTCGCGATATTTACGATCCCATTCTGTGATGTAAGGCAAGGTGCGGATGCAGTTAATGCAAGAATAAGTCCAAAAATCAATTAACACAACCTTGCCACGCAAATCAGTTAACGAAATAGATTCACCGTTAGGCGTATTAAGCCACCTTTCAATGCCTTGAAAATCAGGCGCCTTAATTGGATTTGGGTTAAAAATTGATCGATCCACAATATCGTTTGAGTTAGTTGATAAAATTGATTGATTAAAGGTATATGCGTCGCCAAACGGGTCTGATTTAATGACATAACCAACAATCGCCACCACCCCGACAATTACGACCGCTAAGATAATTTTTGAGCTTTTGGCCATGCCTATTTTTTTAATGAACCCTCGTTAAAATCCAGGGGGGCATTATCAAATACTTCCGGCATCATCATGCCTTCTTCGTCCATGGATATTGAATCTATTATTTGTGATTCAATGGCGGTGGTGTCTGGCAAAATATCAAAGAGTTTAGTTTCTAATTTACGGTCCAGGCCAAAAAACATCAAAAACGCGGTGATAATTAGTAATGCGCCGGCAAATTGACGGACCAATTCGGCTTTGGTGGCAAACCATCTGACTTTATTGGCAATCCATTGGCCACCGTAACCAATGATAAGCAAAGGCACTGCTGCTCCGACCGCATAAGCAGCTAATAATATTAAACCGATGGTTAACTCTTGTTGAACCGAAGCGACAGTTAAAATAATCCCAAGCACTGGCCCGGCACACGGCACCCAAACTAAAGCCATAGAAGCGCCCAAAGTAAAGCCGCCCCAAAGACCTTTGCGTTGTATGACTGGTTTAGGCGTGTTAGAACTTGGCATAACTTTCATTTTCAGCGTCGTAAACTTAGCTTTAAACCAGCTATATATTTTGGTATAGGTTTTATCAAAAACTAAGGCAAGCCCAAAGACAAAAATCAACCCAATCGCGATGCTACGCAAACCCTCGCGCGATAAACCAAGAAAACTGGTAGACGCGATAAAGATGATGCCGAAAATTGAAAAAGTGGTAATAAGCCCCAATACGATGAAGAGCGGCCGCCAGCGATTTTGATTAAGCGAAGAACCAAGCATGATGGGCAGAAGCGACAAAATGCACGGTGCGATAATGGTTAGAAAACCAGCCAAGATAGAAAGTAAGATTAAATTAAGTGTGACCATAGTTTTATAGGTTCCTCCCGTGCGAAGGGAGGGTAAAAGGGGTTGTATGAAATTTAGTTTTTATAAAACCCCCTCGCGCTCCCCCTTGACCGGGGGAAATTATTAATTATTTGGCAATCGACTGTAAATCATCACGAATTTGTTTTTCCGTCCGTGTGCCGATTGTTTTATTAACCACTTCGCCGGATGAATTAATATAGATATAAGTATGCTGGCTTGTCACACCATAGCGCAGGGCTAGTTCCTTTTCCGCATCAGAAGTTTCATTGTCTAAAATATTTACAAAGAATCCCTCAATGCCAGATGATTGGACTTCCGCGTCAGCGCCAAATAATTGATTTAAATCACGATTTTGCAGTTTGCAAGTCGGGCACCAATTAGCGTGAAAGTTAATAAAAATTGGCTTGCCAGAGGCTAAAGCTGCTTCAAAAGCGTCCGGCGTATATTCATTATAATGCTCGGAAGCAACCGGGCTGGATGAATTAAAAGCATCAGAATTTGAGTTATGTTGTGTGTCCAAGTTTTGACCGCCGAAAGTACATGCCGATAGTACAAATCCGGAAAATATTAAAACCGTTAATTTAGATCGTGATTTCATATGTATACTCTATCATATATTAAATTTTTACCTTAAGTCAAGTTAACTTTACATCAAACTTTTGAAAAACCCTTCGACTGCGATTACGCTTCGCTCAGCGGATAAACACGGAAGTTACACCTCGCTTATTGCCTGAGCGCGTCGAAGGCTTTTCAAAATTTACAACTTCAACAGCTGCTTTAATTTAGCTTCGTCAAAGCCAACCACAATTTCACCGTCAATATCAATCACGGGAACTGCCATCTGTCCAGACTTATCAATCATTTCTTGGGCCTTGGCCTGGTCGGAAGAAACGTCGTGCTCAGTGTAATCAATGTTGTTGGCCTTGAAAAAGTCTTTGGACATCTTGCAAAATGTGCAGGTTGGAGTTGAGTAAATAGTTACGTTTGCCATAAGCTTGTTTAATTATTTCTTAGTTAAGTTTAATTATTTTAACATCTCTTGCCAGTAAGATACATCACAAAACCTGCTACAGAACATCAGGCAGTGTTTGCCTGTCAATTTTTATCATATTTTTCTCAATTTTGATAAAACCTTTTTCCTTAAGTTCCTGAACGGTCTTAGTAATCGTTTCGCGGCTGGCGTTAATAGATTGTGCCAGTTGCTGGTGAGTAACTTTATTCTCCAACCAATAGTAATCATCATCATACGTGCCTATCTTTTTAGCTTGGCGAATAATTTCATTAAGCAAGCGGACACTGACTTTGTTCATGCCAAAATCGCGGATGCGATCTTCAGCTTCCTGCAACTGACTGCCAAGCTGTTTGATAAGCCGAAGCGCAACTTGTGGGTAGGCGTGTAAAATTTTTAAAAAATCATTTTTACTCGCCACGCAAACATAGGTGTTTCCAACACTTTCAGCAAAGTTTGCGATGCGCGATGGATCATCATCGTCCAAAATATCGCCAAAAACGTCGCCCGGGGCGAGGCGGTTGACAACGACTTTTTTGTCGTTAGCGTAGCGGTAAATTTGGACTTCGCCCCTTTTTAAAATATACACTTTTTCTTTTGACTCTTGTGGCACAAAAATTAACTGCTTGGGATCATAGCTTTGATCCAGTGTAATCTCATGCAATTTTTCAGTAAAGTCATCCGGCATTGAGTCGAACAGATGGACTTGTTTTAAATACCAAATTTTATTCATATGATAATAATATCACACATTTATTACATACACAGTGAGGT
Proteins encoded:
- a CDS encoding thiol-disulfide isomerase gives rise to the protein MAKSSKIILAVVIVGVVAIVGYVIKSDPFGDAYTFNQSILSTNSNDIVDRSIFNPNPIKAPDFQGIERWLNTPNGESISLTDLRGKVVLIDFWTYSCINCIRTLPYITEWDRKYRDQGLVIIGVHSPEFQFEKSADNVLNAIAEHNIEYPVAQDNDFKTWRAYRNQFWPAKYFIDHKGNIVWQHFGEGQYDESEKVIQQLLKDAGLIESGLGLSDVQGESVKDKNITPELYFGYSRLSPPNFSNWESIVPTPSGGSIPTRVAAKNLPLFNNPIQFSPPLDVQLHSFFLEGDWKIGDESSKLESESGKIVIHYRASKVNIVMQADAPVVAEVLIDGRPLNQSELGDDVVIQNGKSITTIQPSQLYNFINTGDEYEEHTLELIFQSSGAEAFAFTFG
- a CDS encoding NrdH-redoxin, which codes for MANVTIYSTPTCTFCKMSKDFFKANNIDYTEHDVSSDQAKAQEMIDKSGQMAVPVIDIDGEIVVGFDEAKLKQLLKL